The region CCTCCACCTCATAGAGGCGGCCAAATCTGCCCACCAGTTCTGCCTGCTGGCGAAAAGTGGGGTGGAGATAGCCCTCGCGCGCCGCGATGTTCTTCACGGCAGTCATGATGTCGGTCACGCGCACCCCTTGCGGACAGCGGTCGGCACAAGTGTAGCAGCCGGAGCAGAGCCAGATGAAGTCACTGCTCAGCACCCGCTCCCTCATGCCCAGCAAGATCATGTGCACCAACTGCCGGGGATTGTAGCGCGTGTCCACGGCGTGCACGGGACAAGCGGCTGTGCAGGTGCCGCAGGCAAAACAGCGGGCAATGAGCTCACCACCTGGCTCAAGAGCCACCTCTCGCCAGAAGCCGGGGGTCAGCTCCTCGAATCTGGTAATTGGCTTACCTCTCTTCATATTGGCCACGGTCACGCTCCTCATCGCCTGCGCCATCTACCGTGCGTTCATGATGGCCATGGAGAAATCCTCGGCGGTCACGCCCGGCGTTTCCACTTGCCGGTCATCGCAGAATTCGCCCACCCGCTGGACGATATCCTCAGGCTGCCGCTTTACCCCTTTCAGGGAGTTCTCCAAGCCAGCCAGCTCCTCCTTAGGGTAGAAAGTAAAATCGCCCGAAATGCCCAGGTCCTTAATGCGCTCCCGCTCCACTTCCTGCACGGTGCGGATCAGGCCCCCTGGCGCCTTGTGGATGCCGAAGGAGATCTCCACGCCTTCGCGGATCTTCACGCCTGTGGCCACACGCGGCGTCTTCTTGAAAAGGAACTCAGGTGAATTGAACTCCTTCTCCAGCCGCGCCATGGTTGCCCAGAGCTCGCTGGTCATCTCTGCCGGCTCCAGGGGTCCCACCAGCCGCGTGAAGTGCCGCACCAGGGCACGCTTGATCTCTTCGCGAGGAGGCACGGCGCCGAGCTCCCGCTTCATCGTGGTCAGGTTCTCTTCCATGCTCTTGAAAATCTTGTCGCGGAACTTTTCCTCCGGCACCTTGAGCACCCGCACCATCGTCTCGTAGTCAAAGTCCAAGAGGATGCCTCCGACGAAGACCATGCAATCGCCGATGTCGGCGCCGCCTTCGCCGGCGATCTTCCGTCCCTCCGCGGTCACGATGTCGTTGACCGGCCGAAAGCGGGCCTTGATGCCGAACTCGCGGTAGGTCTCCACAGGCGCCTGGGAAAACCATTCGTAGATCTCGCTGATTTTCTTGGGGAAGTGGGGGTTGGAACGCCGCCAGATGAGCTGGTAAAAGATCTGGTTACCATCCAGATAGGTGGCGCCGCCGCCTACCTCGCGACGCATCGCCGGAATCTTCACCTTCTCCAGGTATTCCAGGTCGATCTCCTGCTTGGCGTCCTGGAAGTAGCCGATGCTCACCAGCGGGTCTTGTGGCGAGACGATGACCAGGCTTTCCACGCCCATGCGTGCCAGAGCGTGAAAGATGAGCATTGAATTCTGACCAGGAAGCTTGTCCAAGTAAAACAGCTGCATGCCGACCTCCGCCTTCGTTTCACCTGAAAACTCGCCTGCTCCAGCTTCCCCTCCCTACAAGTCACCGCGTTCAAGCGCCCGCCGAGCGGAGCGCGTCCCACACCAGGTCGGCCACGTCGCGCACGACGATGTCGCCCTCCCCTGCTTCGGCCAACGAAGTAGCTCCCTTCTTGAGGGTTTGTTCGCAGGTGGCGCAAGAGGTGACGATAGTCTTTGCGCCTGTAGCCATTGCCTGCCGTACCCGGTTGCGCGCCAATTGCGCCGACAGCTGTTCGTTGGAGGAGAGAATGCCGCCACCGCCACCGCAGCAGCGCGTGGTGTTCTTGCTCTTGGGCATCTCCTTCACTTCTGCGCCAATCGCAGCCAGTACACGCCGTGGCTCTTCCACCACCTTCGCACCGCGCGCCAGGTCGCACGGGTCATGATAGGTGACCGTCAGTTCTAACTTCTTGACCTTGTCGGCTGGGAGCTTTTCGGCCACTGCCTGCAGGAAGTGACGCGTCGGGATACCGTACTCCTCCTTCAGGAAAACCGTGCAGGTGGGACAGAAGGTAATGGTCGGCTCTTTCGCCAACATCCCGGCCAAGCGCTTCTTGTGCTCCTCAAACTTGTGGACAAAGCCCAGAGAGACCAGCGGAAAGCCGCAGCAGATTTCTTCCTGCACCTTAGGCTTGAAGCCGATCATCTCGAGTATTTTGAGATACTTTTTCACCTTGTTCGGCCGCGCCAAGAACTGGCAGCCGATGAACACGCGCACCTCCCCCGCTTGCTTGGGCAGCATCACCTCCCGGTCGCCGAAGATGTTGCCGGAGGCCATCACGTTTTCTGCCAGCATGATCTGGCCGGGGAAGGCCAGGCCCATGTCCACCAGCTCGGCGCGTGCTGCCCGCACGATCTGTGGCACTTTGACCTTCGAGGGGCAGCGCCGCTCACAGTCGCCGCACATGGTGCATTCGTAGATCCTCTGCGCAACGCTTTCGTCAGCCTGGATCTCGCCGGTGAGCATGCCGTACGCCAAGATGTTGCGCCCCCGTGCCGAGGTGCCATCCCAAAGAATCTCGTCAAAGGGTGGACAGACGTTCTTGCAGTACCCGCACAGAGTGCAGGTGATGAGTTCGTTCAACCACGGTTTCAGATATTCGCCTTTCATTGCGACACCTCCACAGGGTACCGTAGGTGGGTGATGAACCCATTTTCCCATTCCTGAATCTTGTGCGGGTTCATGATGTTATTCGGGTCCAAGGCCCGCTTGACGGCCTTCATCGCCGCGATCAAGCTGGCGCGCTCCTGGCGGAAGTACGGCGTCTTGGTGATGCCGATGCCGTGCTCGCCGGTCACCGTGCCACCCAGCTCCAGCACAATGTCGTAGATTTCCTGCACGGCCTTGTCCGCCTGTCGCCAGTGATCCGGGTTGGTGGGATCCATGAGCACCTTGGTGTGTAGGTTGCCGTCACCGGCGTGCCCGTAGGCAGGAATTTCGATGTCGTAGCGGTCGGAGACCTCCTGGAAGCGCACCACCGCCTCCGGCACTTTGGAGATGGGCACGGACATATCGTCGGCAAGCATCACCGTGGCGTACTCCTTGCGCAGAGCGCTCAGGGAGGGGATCATCTGCTTGCGGCCCTTCCACAGCTCCTCCAGGCGCTTGGGGTCCTCACTGAAATCCATGGACACCGCGTTGTTCTTCTTGCACACTTCGGTGACCTTTGCCAGCTCCTCCCGCACCGCTTGCAGATTGTTCCCGTCGACTTCGATGAGCAGGATGGCATCCACCTCGGGCAGCCCCAGGCCGGTGGCCTTGTTCACGGCCTTGATGCAGGTGGCCGACATCAGCTCCATGTTCGACGGCAGGATCGGCACCGCGATGATGTCCGACACCGTTTGCCCTGCCTCGCGGATGTGGGCAAACGCCGCCACGCACCCGGCGCGGTAGGTGGCCAAGGGCACCAGCTTGAGCGTGATTTCGGTGACGATGCCCAAGGTTCCTTCTGAGCCCACAAAGAACTTTTCGAATTGGTAGCCGCTGGCCCCTTTCACGGAACGGGCGCCGCACCGGGCAATATCGCCGGTGGGCAGCACCACCTCCAGGCCGAGCACGACATCTCGCGTGGCCCCGTACTTCAACGCCTTGTCACCCGAGGCGTTGCAGGCGACCATGCCGCCCAGCGTTGCCGCCTCACTGCTGGCCGGCCCGGGAATGAAGAACTTGTACTTCTTCAGGGCGGCGTTCAGATGGTCGCAGACCACCCCTGGCTCCACCACGCAGATAAGGTCCTCGACACAGATCTCTTTGATCTTCTTCATGCGCTGCAGGTCGACCACCACGCCGTGGTCGATGGGCACCGAATGCCCGCAGAGGGCAGTACCGGCACCGCGTGGCACAACCGGGAACTTGAATTCGTTGGCCAGCTTCACGATCTGTGCGACTTCCTGCGTGGTGATCGGCTGCACGACCACGTCTGGCACCTCGCGGTGAATGCCACCGTCAAAGGCGTAGACGTAGCGCTCAGCGATGCTGGTCTTGCAGCGGTCCTCGCCCACGATGCTCTGCAATCGTGCGATGACCTCTTTCTTGAGCGCCATGACCTGTCTCCTCTCTTTCGGTTATCCCTCCGGCCGTACTCAGCCCAAGAGTGGCACGGTGATGCTGCCATCCATCAGGAAGATCACCTGGCAATCCGGTCCTTTTTCTACTAACGCCGCATCCAGGGCCTCCTGCACCGTGCGGAACGGCCTGATAAAGATTGCCTCCAGGTCCTTGTCTGGCAAGTCTGTGACCCCCCACACCTGTGCCCAGGTGTTGATCTCCGCCATCTTGGCCGCCTTGTGGTAGCCAAGTTTGAACTCCTCGCCGATTCTCTGGATAGTTGCCTGCGGGGAATCGCAACTGGAAAGGAGCTCGAAGAAGGTGCGCTCGCCGATACCGGTGCGGCACTTGGAGACCATGATGAGAATGCCGCCCTCCTTGAGCGCCAACTTGCCATTGTCCAAGGCCTTCTGCGATTGATACAGATCCACATCCATGGGATAGGGCGCCACGGAGACCACGACGTCGGCCTTGGCGCGAATCTTCACGGCAAAGACCTCGTTGGCCTTGGCAATGCACGCGCGGAATGAAGCGTGCAGGTCGCCGGCGGCAGCTGCATAGATCCGCCGGTCCCGATCCAGCACGGTCTGAATGGAAAAGATCTCCTTATCGGCGATGCTGCGCAAGGCATCGATCATGTCCTCGTGCACCGGATTGCCTTCCAGCGCCAGCGCCTTGGCCTCAAGACGCAGCGCATGCTTGTGGTTCTGCTCGATGGTGGCATAGGAGGCAATACCAGGGAGAAAAGACTTGCGGCCGCCTGTGTAGCCGGCAAAATAGTGGGGTTCCACCGAGCCGATGATGACAATCTTGTGCGCCTCCACGCCCATGCGGTTGACGTACATCTCGGTGCCGTTCACCGAGGTGCCGATGTGGACCATCTCCTCCTGCTTGCGGCAATCGTGGACGTAGATGCGGTCTTTCAGATAGGGGTAGTGGCGCCCAAAGATGAAGTCATACTCCTCCTGCGTCGGCGCCCGGTGCACGCCGGTGGCGATCAAGAAGCGGGTTTTTGCGAGAGGAATCTTTGGCTGGAGGATGTCGAGTATCTTGGCGGTAGGAGTGGGACGCGTGCCGTCGTTGACAATGAAGAGAACGTCTCGGGCATCTGAAAGAAATTCGTCGAAAGGGCGCGATTGCAGGGGCGACGAGATTGCCGCCATGAGTGTTGCCATCTCATCGCCGACCGCCACGGAATTGGGGTGCAGCACATGCATCACGTGGTGGTCAGCGATCTCGACCTGCTGCGCCTCTTTGCCGTACGGGATCGCAAGTCTCACCGGTGCTCTCCTCACGGAAAGTGGAAAAAACACTCTGCTGCGCTCCCCCTTCATGCTGCGCCCCCTCGTTCAGCAAAGCACCGAGGTCACACGGCGCAACTACTTCTTCTGCTTTTCGCGCTCCACGCGCTCCTTCTCTCCCTCCAGGTACTTGGGGATGTCGCCTATCTTCATGAGGCCAGCGAGCTGGGCATCCAGGTCAGAGGCTTCGATGACCATGATCCACCCGTCGCCGTAGGGGGACTTGTTGATCAAGTTGGCTGTGTCCTCGAGGGCACTGTTCACCTCGGCAATGGTGCCGGTAAGTGGGCTGACAATCTTGCCCACCCACTTGCTGGACTGCAGCTTGCCGACCGTCTCCCCTTCGGAGACCTCATCCCCCTCGAAAGGAAGGTCCACGTAGACGATTTCACCGGAGAGCTTTTGGTAAAAGTCCGTCATCCCCACTCTGGCACGGCCACCACCCTCGGGCTTGACCCACGTGTGCTCCTTGTGGTAGTAGAGATCGTCTGGATAGTCGTACCCTTCAATCTCCATAGCTGCCTCCTAGCTGATGCCTTGATGCAGCACTACATGCCGTGCGCGACTGCGCGAAAGCCGCAAGGCAGTGCGTGACAGCCCTTTGTGCTCCGGGCGCGAAAACCCCGTGGGGCCGCGGTATTATACAAAATTCGCCCCTCAAAGTCAAGCAAAACCGGCCACCTTTGCGGGATAAGATTGCTTCTCAAACTGTATGCCATGCGCCAAAAGATGAAAGTCCGAAGGCGCCTCCACATTTACAGGGATTTGCCACCACCCACGACCGCCCTCCCGGCCTTCCGCAAGCGAGCACTTCCCAAATCTGGGAATACCACTCAGGGCGGTTGGCATTTTTGGGAAAGCACGCCGAGCCTCCTGCTCTGCGCTTTCCGCTTGCTTGACTGGAGAAAATGTCGTAAAATAGGAACACAGCGAAACTTGAGGCGCGGCATGAACGGTCGGGCTCGGCAACAAGAGACTATTCGCACCATCATCAGCCATCGAGGGCTGCGCTATGCAGCCGACTCGCCGTTGGACAATGTGCTCTTGCCGGAGCCAGCAGACGCGCAGGCCTGCGAGGAGTACCTGCGCTTCATGAAGCGTTATTCCTTCCGCTTGCTCCTGCGCGATGTCATCAAGTATCGCGCCGGTTTTCGCGCCGAGGACCTGCTGCACTACTGCTCGCCGCGCAAGGCCCAGCGCTACGTGGAGTATTTGCTCCGGGCAGGGGTAATCGTCCCGGGAGAAAGTCAAAACACCTTCCAGTTGCGAAACCAGGCCGTGTACAGTTTCGGCGATACGCTGGAGTGGTACGTCGCGCAGCTCTTTGCCCGGGCCTTTGCCGCCAATGTGGCCTGGGATGTCAAAGTCTACGATTTGCCGGCGGGCGGGGACTTTGACGTGATTGCCCTCCTGGGTGAGTTGCTGGTCTACGTGGAGACCAAGTCCAGTCCACCCAAGAACATCCATCAGCCGGTGGTAGCGGCGTTCTTCGACCGCGTGGAGGCTTTGGCGCCGGATGTGGCCATCTTCTTGGTCGACACCCATCTGCGCCTGGCTGACAAGATCAACAAAATGGTGCGTCATGAGCTCCGACGCAGGACAGGAGGCCAGGCGACAGTCACCTTGCGGCCGCTCCGCCGCGGGGTGTACGCTGCATCGGCCGGGCTGTTTGTCATCAACAGCAAGCCGGACTTGACCCTGAATCTGCGCCTCTGTTTGCGCCACTTCTGGGCACAGCGCGCCCGACAACGTCTCTTTGGCACAGCACCACAGGAGTGAGGAGAAAGTCATGGAAATTGACCTTGCCAACATCTTCCGCAAACGTCACGCCGAGTCGCGCTCTCTCAGCGCCGAGAACCCTACGGGCGAGAAGGGAAAAGGGGCGATGGCGGAGCCGGATGCAGACAGCCCTGCCAGAGAATTGGGACGCGGTTGGAAGGTGCGCCCCTGCATCAGCATCGCGCCAGGGCAGACCGCGACCCTGATGGACCACGACGGTCCGGGGGTGATCCGCCACATCTGGCTCACGTGCAGCGAAAAGTTCTATCGCGACCTCATTTTCAGATGCTACTGGGACCACCTTGACCAGCCATCGGTGGAGGTACCCCTGGGCGACTTTTTCTGCAACTCCTGGAGCTGTCGGCAGAATATCCTGGCCCTCCCCATCAGCGTCAATCCGTCCGGGGGGATGAACTGCTACTTCCCCATGCCATTCCGCACCCACGCCCGCATCACCGTGGAAAACCAGGCCCCTGAGGAACTGCCCCACTTTTTCTACACCATCAACTACACCTTGGAAGAAGTGCCTGAGGATGCCCTGTACCTGCATGCTCAGTGGCGGCGTTCCAACCCATTGCCCTATGGCTGTGAACATGTTCTCGTGGATGGCGTGCGCGGCCAGGGGCACTATGTGGGCACCTTCATGGCCTGGCAGCAGAACAACGCCGGCTGGTGGGGAGAAGGCGAAATCAAGATGTTTATCGACGGCGACCAGGACTTTCCCACCATTTGCGGCACCGGTACCGAGGACTATTTCGGCGGTGCCTGGTGTTTCGGCGAGGACTTTAGCGGGCCTTTCTGCGGCTTTCGCCAGGTGGTGAAAAAGTCTGGCGAACCAGGAGCACGCATGACCTTGTATCGCTTTCACTTGCACGACCCGGTCTTTTTCTCCTCTGAGCTAAAAGTGACCATGCAGGCCCTCGGCTGGCGCAGCGGGCGGCGCTTTCTCCCCCTGCAAGATGACATTGCCTCGGTTGCCTACTGGTACCAGAGCCTGCCGCCAGCGCCGTTTCCACCTTTGCCGGATCGAAATGCGCGGGAGATCATTTGAGGGAGTGGCAACCTTCGGCCTTAGGCCATGGCAAAAATCCCATTAGACATCCTCTTTGCTGATGAGGCGGTGCTGGCGGTAGACAAGCCGCCAGGAGTGCTCACCATTCCGGACCGCTGGGATGCCAGCCGGCCCAACCTCTTGTCTATGCTGCGTGCCGTTCATCCGGGGGAGCACATCTTGCCGGTGCACCGCCTGGACGAGGGCACAAGCGGTGTGGTGCTCTTCGCAAGGGGGAAGGAGGCCCACCGTGCGCTCTGCCTCCAGCTCCAGGAGCGGGCCATGGTCAAGGTCTATTTCGCCATTGTCGCTGGGGAAGTAGCACACGACGGCACCGTTGCGCTGCCACTTGCCGGCGACGCCCGGCGACGGGGGCACGTGGCGGTGCGCAGCGACGGCAAGGAATCGGTCACTGACTACCAGGTGGTGGAACGCTTTCGCGGGTACACCTTGCTCAGGGTAGTGCCGCGCACCGGCCGCACGCACCAGATCCGCGCCCACCTGCAGGCCGTCGGGCACCCGCTGGCGGTGGATCGCTCCTATGGCGGCCGGCCTGCCATCTACCTCTCGGAGCTCAAGGCGCACTACAAGCGCAAACACGACCAGGAAGAGCGACCCCTCCTGAGCAGATTGGCACTGCATGCGGCTGAGCTTCATTTTGTCTCGCCCAGGAGCGGCAAGGTAGTGGTGCAGGCCCCGCTGCCTAAGGACTTTCGCGCCCTGCTGCACGCGCTGCGCAAGTATCGGCCACTGCCAGACCGGGAAGTCGGCCAGGCTGGCAGGAGGAACACCTGAACCAACGGCCGCCCGCAATTGCCCGGCGGACTGGCCCCAAAGGCCAAGCGTAATGTCTCGAAGGGCAGACCGACATCCTGCACGCTGAGCGGGCAACGTGGGGGAGGACTCTCGCTGCAAAGCGGGAAGGCCAGGGTGGCCAGCGTAACGTGCGAGCTGCGGAAAGCCCCCGCGACGGGTGAAAACATGCGCGCGGCGATGCATCGAGGAAACGGCATGGCGAGCGAGCGCTGCAAGCTCTGTGGGCAAACAGGACTGGTCAGTCGCGCTTTGGGCGTCTGCGCCGCCTGCCTAGTGCGGCGGGAAGCACAGGCGAAGGAATTTGTGCGACAGGCGCATGCCGCCGCACGTCGACCCTTTGACCTGCCGGAGGAAATCCCCGCGGCAGCCGAGGGCGTAGCCTGCAAGGGGTGTGGCAACCGCTGCCGCATCCCTGACGGCGGACGCGGCTACTGCGGGTTGCGGCGCAACAACCGAGGCAGACTCCTGCAGCAGGCGGGCACGGCACGCAGCGCCTTAGTGAGCTGGTACCACGACCCTTTGCCCACCAACTGCGTGGCAAGCTGGGTCTGCCCGGCCGGGGCCGAGGTCGGCTATCCCGACTTCTCCTATGCTCCCGGCCCTGAGCACGGGTTCACTAACCTCGCCGTTTTCTACGAAGCGTGCACTTTTGATTGCCTCTTTTGCCAGAACTGGCACTACCGCGAAGCAAAGCCGACCAACAAGCAGCGTTCTGCCCGCGAGCTGGCGGCAGCCGTGGACCGGCGAACTGCCTGCGTCTGCTACTTCGGCGGTGACCCTGCGCCGCAGGTGGCGCACGCCTTGGCGGCCTCGCGTCTCGCGCTCCGTGCCAACCAGGGGCGGCCGCTGCGCATCTGCTGGGAGACAAACGGCAGCGTCACCCTACCTGCCCTGCGTCAAATGGCCGAACTCTCGCTGCGCAGCGGCGGCTGCATCAAGATCGACCTCAAAGCCTTCACGCCGCAACTGCACGAGGCGCTCTGCGGCACGAGCAATGCCCAGACTCTGGCGAACGTGGCATGGCTGGCGCGACTGGCACGGCAACGCCCTGCAGTGCCG is a window of Calditrichota bacterium DNA encoding:
- a CDS encoding 4Fe-4S dicluster domain-containing protein is translated as MKRGKPITRFEELTPGFWREVALEPGGELIARCFACGTCTAACPVHAVDTRYNPRQLVHMILLGMRERVLSSDFIWLCSGCYTCADRCPQGVRVTDIMTAVKNIAAREGYLHPTFRQQAELVGRFGRLYEVEDFDNKKRQRLGLPPVKKTFPEVQEIFRMTGMGKYTEAAEANQP
- a CDS encoding lipoate--protein ligase family protein; translated protein: MQLFYLDKLPGQNSMLIFHALARMGVESLVIVSPQDPLVSIGYFQDAKQEIDLEYLEKVKIPAMRREVGGGATYLDGNQIFYQLIWRRSNPHFPKKISEIYEWFSQAPVETYREFGIKARFRPVNDIVTAEGRKIAGEGGADIGDCMVFVGGILLDFDYETMVRVLKVPEEKFRDKIFKSMEENLTTMKRELGAVPPREEIKRALVRHFTRLVGPLEPAEMTSELWATMARLEKEFNSPEFLFKKTPRVATGVKIREGVEISFGIHKAPGGLIRTVQEVERERIKDLGISGDFTFYPKEELAGLENSLKGVKRQPEDIVQRVGEFCDDRQVETPGVTAEDFSMAIMNAR
- a CDS encoding (Fe-S)-binding protein; its protein translation is MKGEYLKPWLNELITCTLCGYCKNVCPPFDEILWDGTSARGRNILAYGMLTGEIQADESVAQRIYECTMCGDCERRCPSKVKVPQIVRAARAELVDMGLAFPGQIMLAENVMASGNIFGDREVMLPKQAGEVRVFIGCQFLARPNKVKKYLKILEMIGFKPKVQEEICCGFPLVSLGFVHKFEEHKKRLAGMLAKEPTITFCPTCTVFLKEEYGIPTRHFLQAVAEKLPADKVKKLELTVTYHDPCDLARGAKVVEEPRRVLAAIGAEVKEMPKSKNTTRCCGGGGGILSSNEQLSAQLARNRVRQAMATGAKTIVTSCATCEQTLKKGATSLAEAGEGDIVVRDVADLVWDALRSAGA
- a CDS encoding FAD-binding protein translates to MALKKEVIARLQSIVGEDRCKTSIAERYVYAFDGGIHREVPDVVVQPITTQEVAQIVKLANEFKFPVVPRGAGTALCGHSVPIDHGVVVDLQRMKKIKEICVEDLICVVEPGVVCDHLNAALKKYKFFIPGPASSEAATLGGMVACNASGDKALKYGATRDVVLGLEVVLPTGDIARCGARSVKGASGYQFEKFFVGSEGTLGIVTEITLKLVPLATYRAGCVAAFAHIREAGQTVSDIIAVPILPSNMELMSATCIKAVNKATGLGLPEVDAILLIEVDGNNLQAVREELAKVTEVCKKNNAVSMDFSEDPKRLEELWKGRKQMIPSLSALRKEYATVMLADDMSVPISKVPEAVVRFQEVSDRYDIEIPAYGHAGDGNLHTKVLMDPTNPDHWRQADKAVQEIYDIVLELGGTVTGEHGIGITKTPYFRQERASLIAAMKAVKRALDPNNIMNPHKIQEWENGFITHLRYPVEVSQ
- the larA gene encoding nickel-dependent lactate racemase, whose product is MRLAIPYGKEAQQVEIADHHVMHVLHPNSVAVGDEMATLMAAISSPLQSRPFDEFLSDARDVLFIVNDGTRPTPTAKILDILQPKIPLAKTRFLIATGVHRAPTQEEYDFIFGRHYPYLKDRIYVHDCRKQEEMVHIGTSVNGTEMYVNRMGVEAHKIVIIGSVEPHYFAGYTGGRKSFLPGIASYATIEQNHKHALRLEAKALALEGNPVHEDMIDALRSIADKEIFSIQTVLDRDRRIYAAAAGDLHASFRACIAKANEVFAVKIRAKADVVVSVAPYPMDVDLYQSQKALDNGKLALKEGGILIMVSKCRTGIGERTFFELLSSCDSPQATIQRIGEEFKLGYHKAAKMAEINTWAQVWGVTDLPDKDLEAIFIRPFRTVQEALDAALVEKGPDCQVIFLMDGSITVPLLG
- the gcvH gene encoding glycine cleavage system protein GcvH, which produces MEIEGYDYPDDLYYHKEHTWVKPEGGGRARVGMTDFYQKLSGEIVYVDLPFEGDEVSEGETVGKLQSSKWVGKIVSPLTGTIAEVNSALEDTANLINKSPYGDGWIMVIEASDLDAQLAGLMKIGDIPKYLEGEKERVEREKQKK
- a CDS encoding DUF2961 domain-containing protein produces the protein MEIDLANIFRKRHAESRSLSAENPTGEKGKGAMAEPDADSPARELGRGWKVRPCISIAPGQTATLMDHDGPGVIRHIWLTCSEKFYRDLIFRCYWDHLDQPSVEVPLGDFFCNSWSCRQNILALPISVNPSGGMNCYFPMPFRTHARITVENQAPEELPHFFYTINYTLEEVPEDALYLHAQWRRSNPLPYGCEHVLVDGVRGQGHYVGTFMAWQQNNAGWWGEGEIKMFIDGDQDFPTICGTGTEDYFGGAWCFGEDFSGPFCGFRQVVKKSGEPGARMTLYRFHLHDPVFFSSELKVTMQALGWRSGRRFLPLQDDIASVAYWYQSLPPAPFPPLPDRNAREII
- a CDS encoding RluA family pseudouridine synthase; its protein translation is MAKIPLDILFADEAVLAVDKPPGVLTIPDRWDASRPNLLSMLRAVHPGEHILPVHRLDEGTSGVVLFARGKEAHRALCLQLQERAMVKVYFAIVAGEVAHDGTVALPLAGDARRRGHVAVRSDGKESVTDYQVVERFRGYTLLRVVPRTGRTHQIRAHLQAVGHPLAVDRSYGGRPAIYLSELKAHYKRKHDQEERPLLSRLALHAAELHFVSPRSGKVVVQAPLPKDFRALLHALRKYRPLPDREVGQAGRRNT
- a CDS encoding radical SAM protein, coding for MASERCKLCGQTGLVSRALGVCAACLVRREAQAKEFVRQAHAAARRPFDLPEEIPAAAEGVACKGCGNRCRIPDGGRGYCGLRRNNRGRLLQQAGTARSALVSWYHDPLPTNCVASWVCPAGAEVGYPDFSYAPGPEHGFTNLAVFYEACTFDCLFCQNWHYREAKPTNKQRSARELAAAVDRRTACVCYFGGDPAPQVAHALAASRLALRANQGRPLRICWETNGSVTLPALRQMAELSLRSGGCIKIDLKAFTPQLHEALCGTSNAQTLANVAWLARLARQRPAVPLLVVSTLLVPGYVEADEVRRIAEFIAALDPDTPYSLLAFYPQFFMSDLPVTSRDRAYSCLEAARAAGLRRVHLGNRHLLGL